A window of the Deltaproteobacteria bacterium genome harbors these coding sequences:
- a CDS encoding flagellar hook-basal body complex protein produces NPDGTTAGGIQDISVAGLASQARATTTATLKGNLQSDAPLITGGFDPTSFQTAFATSNFSTSARTFDSLGKAHDVSVFFTRTGTNAWDVHYGVDAGDTGGTPGALQIVGNGTLTFNSDGTVATTGGNTASVTFSGATAQTITFNLGTAGNLDGMGQFASPSGINFVSQDGFGSGGLVSLNVDSRGIMTGTFDNGQTRPLFQLAIAHFAAPEGLTPSGNQLYRASVDSGPAAIATAGSQGNGTIVSSALEQSNVQIAQEFIDLISTQRSFQANARVITASDSLLGDLINIIR; encoded by the coding sequence AACCCCGACGGCACGACCGCCGGTGGCATCCAGGACATCTCCGTCGCCGGCCTGGCCTCGCAGGCGCGCGCGACCACGACGGCGACGCTCAAGGGCAACCTGCAGTCGGACGCGCCGCTCATCACGGGCGGCTTCGACCCGACCTCGTTCCAGACCGCCTTTGCGACCAGCAACTTCTCGACTTCGGCGCGCACCTTCGACTCGCTCGGCAAGGCGCACGACGTCTCGGTGTTCTTCACCCGCACCGGAACGAACGCTTGGGACGTCCACTACGGCGTCGACGCCGGCGACACCGGCGGCACGCCGGGCGCGCTCCAGATCGTCGGCAACGGGACGCTCACCTTCAACAGCGACGGTACCGTGGCGACGACGGGCGGCAACACCGCGAGCGTCACGTTCTCCGGGGCCACGGCGCAGACGATCACCTTCAACCTCGGCACCGCCGGCAACCTCGACGGCATGGGGCAGTTTGCCAGCCCCTCGGGCATCAACTTCGTCTCGCAGGACGGGTTCGGCTCGGGCGGGCTCGTCAGCCTGAACGTCGACTCGCGCGGCATCATGACCGGCACCTTCGACAACGGCCAGACCCGGCCGCTCTTCCAGCTCGCGATCGCGCACTTCGCCGCCCCCGAGGGCCTCACCCCCAGCGGCAACCAGCTCTACCGGGCGTCGGTCGACTCGGGCCCGGCCGCCATCGCCACCGCGGGCTCGCAGGGCAACGGGACGATCGTGTCCTCGGCACTCGAGCAGTCGAACGTGCAGATCGCCCAGGAGTTCATCGACCTCATCAGCACGCAGCGGTCGTTCCAGGCGAACGCCCGCGTGATCACCGCGAGCGACTCGCTGCTGGGCGACCT